One stretch of Patescibacteria group bacterium DNA includes these proteins:
- a CDS encoding ribosome-recycling factor, with amino-acid sequence MRDLPAKLQSTKDYLISELSTIRAGRANISLIENVLVEAYPGTPRLTLKELATLSILDAQTLMVSPWDKSILSKIVSAISSSGTGLSPVADGDNVKVPVPSLTEERRGELAKIVGKKVEDAKIAVRTIRQDAMRSLDEQKENSKISEDEYFKGREEVEDKVRKETLGLENIGKAKKEEVMRV; translated from the coding sequence ATGCGTGACCTACCTGCTAAATTACAATCTACAAAAGATTATTTAATATCCGAGCTTTCAACCATTAGAGCCGGTCGCGCAAATATTTCTTTAATAGAAAATGTGTTGGTAGAAGCCTATCCCGGCACCCCTCGTTTAACCCTTAAAGAGCTTGCCACCCTTTCTATTTTAGACGCGCAAACACTTATGGTTTCTCCCTGGGACAAGAGTATTTTATCTAAAATTGTAAGCGCGATATCTTCTTCTGGAACGGGCTTAAGTCCTGTTGCAGATGGGGACAATGTAAAAGTTCCCGTTCCTTCCTTAACCGAGGAGAGGCGGGGCGAGTTGGCAAAAATTGTTGGTAAAAAAGTGGAGGACGCTAAAATAGCGGTTAGGACTATTAGGCAGGATGCAATGCGAAGTTTAGACGAGCAAAAAGAGAACAGCAAAATATCGGAGGATGAGTATTTTAAGGGTAGGGAAGAGGTGGAGGATAAAGTTCGCAAAGAAACTTTGGGGCTTGAAAACATTGGCAAAGCGAAGAAAGAAGAAGTGATGAGGGTGTAA
- a CDS encoding elongation factor Ts: MDITLIKSLRSETGAGVMDIKRALEEAGNKISKAKEILQRQGFEKAAKKSERETGDGLVFSYIHATGKAASLLVLTCETDFSAKTSDFQNLGKELAMQICAMNPKDGKDLLSQPYIRDGSKTMGMLIKEVIAKTGENIKIGDFARFEI; the protein is encoded by the coding sequence ATGGATATAACCTTAATAAAATCTTTAAGAAGCGAAACGGGCGCGGGAGTTATGGACATCAAGCGCGCGCTTGAGGAAGCTGGAAACAAAATTTCCAAAGCAAAAGAAATTTTGCAAAGGCAAGGGTTTGAAAAAGCCGCCAAAAAATCCGAAAGGGAAACGGGAGACGGGCTTGTGTTTTCGTACATTCACGCTACCGGAAAGGCGGCTTCCTTATTGGTTTTAACCTGCGAAACGGATTTTTCTGCCAAAACTTCCGATTTTCAAAATTTGGGAAAAGAGCTGGCGATGCAGATTTGCGCGATGAATCCTAAAGACGGGAAGGATTTGTTGTCCCAACCCTATATTAGAGACGGTTCAAAAACTATGGGGATGTTAATTAAAGAGGTTATTGCTAAAACGGGAGAAAATATCAAAATCGGAGATTTTGCGAGGTTTGAGATTTGA
- a CDS encoding site-2 protease family protein, producing the protein MFLSFIVFFLIFSLLILIHELGHLLVAKKSGVRVDEFGFGFPPKLFGKKIKGTLYSINLIPFGGFVRIPGSEYEEGNKKDKGNFANKKPSTKFFILTGGIFMNLFLAIVLYYGLFIVTNFTSLPLFLMDDFSFRYGETKVTQNVIVYSQNNIFKPGDHILQIRQDNNSNIAIAPQNPEEVINFIADKNDKNLIFKVQNVQDSIIREVTAKTRYEESLGRFVVGIGLGESVNISYSRPLEKILSPFLHSYNIFSYSGSIFKTLIKASIETKSAEPVAGTLTGPVGIFFIVEALIKIGGVSALMAIIDFTALLSLSLAIMNILPFPGLDGGHLVFVGYEVIFKKTPPLKFMRITSSAGMAFLVVLAIFIAFKDFFMFR; encoded by the coding sequence ATGTTCTTATCATTTATTGTCTTCTTCCTCATATTTTCCCTCCTAATCCTCATTCACGAGTTGGGGCATCTTTTGGTCGCCAAAAAAAGCGGGGTTAGGGTGGACGAGTTTGGGTTTGGGTTTCCGCCCAAACTTTTTGGCAAAAAGATAAAAGGTACTTTGTATTCCATAAATCTTATTCCATTTGGAGGTTTTGTAAGAATTCCCGGTAGCGAGTATGAGGAAGGGAACAAAAAAGACAAGGGTAATTTTGCAAATAAAAAGCCCTCAACAAAGTTTTTTATTCTAACCGGCGGGATTTTTATGAATCTCTTTCTTGCTATAGTTTTGTATTACGGGCTTTTTATCGTTACCAACTTTACATCCCTGCCTCTTTTTCTTATGGACGATTTTTCTTTTAGATACGGAGAAACTAAAGTAACGCAAAATGTAATTGTGTATTCTCAAAACAACATTTTTAAACCGGGCGACCATATTTTGCAGATTAGGCAGGACAATAATTCTAATATTGCTATTGCCCCTCAAAATCCAGAGGAAGTTATAAATTTTATTGCCGATAAAAACGACAAAAACCTTATTTTCAAAGTCCAAAATGTGCAGGATAGCATAATAAGGGAGGTTACTGCTAAAACTAGATACGAGGAGAGTTTAGGGCGGTTTGTGGTAGGGATAGGGCTTGGCGAGTCGGTAAACATTTCTTATAGCCGTCCGTTAGAAAAAATATTGTCGCCATTTCTCCACAGTTATAATATTTTTTCTTATTCCGGCAGTATTTTTAAAACGCTTATTAAGGCTTCTATAGAAACCAAATCTGCCGAGCCGGTTGCCGGAACATTAACGGGACCGGTGGGAATATTTTTTATTGTGGAAGCGTTGATAAAAATTGGTGGGGTTTCCGCTTTAATGGCGATAATTGATTTTACGGCGCTTTTGAGTTTATCGCTTGCCATAATGAATATTTTGCCGTTTCCGGGTCTTGATGGGGGGCATTTGGTTTTTGTAGGGTATGAGGTTATTTTTAAAAAGACGCCCCCGTTAAAGTTTATGCGTATAACTTCTTCCGCCGGAATGGCTTTTTTGGTTGTTTTGGCAATTTTTATAGCCTTCAAAGACTTTTTTATGTTTCGGTAA